A region of the Vanrija pseudolonga chromosome 2, complete sequence genome:
TCAGGTGTTTGTCCCTGGGCTCCACACCGCCCTTGACCCAAAGCCGTCCACCGATCTCGGCTCGACCGGCTCTGTCGCGACCTTTGTGAGTCGGCGGAGCACCGGATTGTCTGTCCGTGGCATGCAGATGTGGATGCCTGGATGCATGCGGCTTGTGGCTGTGCATTgccggacgacgacgtcgacgtcagAGGATCAGAGGATCAGAGGATTGATTGGGCCATgtgggggtgagtggtggccgGCTAGATCGGCAACGGCTCaacgcgcgacgaggtgagaGATTATCCCTCATACAGTCAGAGATTACCCCGCCTTGACAAAAGTCGCGCACTGGGCTGACTGTTGGACACGGTTGTTCCGCACAGTTATAATGACTGCATGGATTGTCTGCATACGCTGGACATGACTCTTGACTCTTTTGTCGGCGCCCCTGCCGAAGCCACACACCACTCACTTGTTTCCTGGGCTTCAGGGAGGCTTgagccgacctcggcgctgtcTACTTAttgggtgggggtgtgtggGGGCCGGGGGCCCAGACTGCACCACGTGATGCAACAACGCGCACCACATGAGACCATCGTCACTTTGTCGCCCACCACGACTGGGCACGCAATGAACGACTATCACGACTGCAACTCCTCACTTTGACCATCACACTTGACATTTTTAGCTCTGTGCTACTCAAAACATAATGAGGTTCTCCTCGCTCTTCGCATGTGCGGCAGCACTACTCGTGCCCTGTGTAGCTGCGCAGTGAGTTGCCCCCTGCCACCCACCATCCTTATCGGCCGCTTGGCAAGCGCGATAACTGACTACGCAGGGCTcagccagccggcgccggcgctcctGGCGGCATCGCCGAGATGGGCAAAACGCTGTGGGCTTCGCTCACTTCCCAAGCGGCCGCCGCGAACTGGACAGCACTTGATGCCGAGATTCCTGGAGTTGTTCGACTCACCGACGCCACCTACGAGTCTGTCTTTGAGGAGAGCCAGCCTCAGGACGTTTGGATCGTTCTCGTGTACGTGTCAggccagcgtcggcgtcatgagTTTATATTGACGAGATTACAGCCACGGAAAGGAGAGCGAGCCGCTCTCCAAGGCGTTCCTCGAGATCCAGAAGAATGCCAGTCTGCTgttcgacgaggagcgcgagtcTGCCGAGCCACGCCAGCCCTCTGGTCTCTCCGCCGAGGTCAACTTCAAGTTTGGCCGTGTCGACTACTTTGAGGAGTACCACCTCTGCACGCGATGGCTCATCTTCCGCGCGCCCATCATGGCCATTGTCACCGACCGCGGATCAGTTCTCCGCTTTGTCAAGCCCAACAACATTTCGCCAACAGGAGAGTTCCTCTACAAGGCTCTCTCGGGCGACCACTGGCGCGAAGTGCCTGTTTGGGAAGGGAGCCTGAGGCCTGGGGGCAGCAAGTGAGTGGTCAACGAAGAAAAGTTCTCACCCAGCAGTGGTTGGATCGTCGAGAAGTACCTGTGGGCTGTGGACGAGTGGACTCGCCTCACCAAGGACGTGCCCAAGGTCGTCTGGCTCCTGCTGATGCCCACTGTCGGTCAATTCATCATGACCTGGCTCCACAGTGGGAACCAGCCCCAGGCTGCCGGACCACAGGGTGGTCAGCGACCCCCGCAGAACGCCAAGACTGAGTAACGGTGACCACACACGGTCGATAAATGGTACATTTTACTCTACATTACGTGCCCCATGGGCGCGCCCCAAGCGCGCCCGATGCAATCTCCACCACCATGAGTCGCCGGAAGAATGCCATGTTGTCGCCATCAAACTCGAACTTTTGCTTGACCAAgtcgcggccgcgggcggTGGATTCGAGAGTCTGGCAAGCAAAAACCCCACAGTCTGTGTAGTTGTTCTGCTTGGGCGTGTCCTGCGGCAAGGTTAGCTTGCAAGGTGGTGGACCAACTAGACCTACCGGGTCAAATTGATCCTCCCATTTTCTCAAATCAAAGGACGagcccttcttctcctggTGCTCCGACTGAAGGTAGCCGCGAAGTGTCTAATGGATGTTAGGACATCCGGCGCTGATCCTACGCACCTTGAACACCTCGTATCGGCGGCCCGAGTCGGCTAGCGAGTCATAGTACTCGATGCGACGCTGCTTGAAGTTTATCACAGCACAGACCCAATGCGAATTGCCGTGGTTGATCGGGATCAACAGCTTGTCCAATGCGAAGATGTCGAGCTTCATCTGAGCTGTGAGCGTCGTGACAGGATAAAAGGCCTACCCTCTTAGTCCAACGAGCCAGCTTGGCCCCGGCATATCCTGCTACCGACAGCTTTTCGTAAAAGAAGGTGTTCAGGCAGTGCAGCGGTCGTCCGTCATCTTTGGCGCGAGTGTTGATCAGCTCGACATAGAAGTTGATAACTTCGTCGTTCAGCCACACGTCAGGCTTCAGACGCTGGAGTGAGCTCGACGATAGTTCCGCACTCCCCAGAGTCGCCGCGAAGCTGCGATCACTAAATCGATCTCTGATCTGCACATGTCAGCTCACGCAATCCGTCTCTTCCATACAATGGCGGCCTGTTGCGGGGTGACATCGTCGGGTATGCGGGGCTGCAAGCGCTCCTTGACCTGCCGTTCGGCCTCTTGGTCTTCGCGGCGCAATCGATCGTAGACATGCGTCTTCTGACTATGACTGTCAGCTCAGCGCTTCGGTTTCGAATACTCACACATCCAGCGATGTCGGAACTGGGCGCCGCTTGTTGCGGATTGGTTTTGGGACGGCCTACGTCATGTCAGCCTTGATCGACCTCGTGCACGTACCCTTGGTTCGCGAGGGCCTTGGAGCTTGTCATCCAGAAGCCTGCGCTTGTCCACGTCCAGCTTGAGGTTGTGAAGCGACAACGACAGATCACCCTCCTTTCGCAGGTCGGGCGACAGTCCCACCCTTGCTGCGAATGGCCGTGCAGCTGTCGGAATGAGCTGAAGCACATGTGGCGAAAACTCACCATCTCGCCTTTCCTTTGAGCGATCCTGCTCGTACGCCTCGCGCACTCGAGCCAAGCTCATCGCGGTACCGTGGTCCCCGGCGTTGACAGCTTCAACATAATGCCTCTGTAACATCTTTTCTTGCCCAGAGTCATTGCGCCCAGTCCGGAGGTTTGCTGAGCTCTTTGAGGGACGTGATAGCTGCTTCGGCCCACGGGTGTAGGCTTCGTGCGTGGTTGGCGATGCCGAGCCATCGTCCTGCCTTTTCCAAGAATAACTCCGGCTAGGCTTCTTGTACGCAACGTCGGGCCGGGTTGAGGCTCTTGGTGGAGTGGAAGGCCCGGAAGAAGGCCCAGCTGCCGAAGAACTGCTGTTGGTGGACGAGCTCCTGACGTTTACATGTTCAGATGGGGGAAGAAAGTTTGGCGAATACTTGGACGAAAACAATGGTTGCTCGAGGTTCGGGTGAATTTGTCCCGGGTTGTGGTGAATCCCTGTATGTCTTGCGGCGTGGTCGTTGAGATGCTGTCGAGCTTCTAGTGTTCCACGATCACGTTTCTGGCGTATGGCCAGGGCCTCGGTGCCACtgtcctcgccatcatccGGGACCTCGAACACTTGGTGACCGCCGCTGTGGATCCATCCCAGTGCCCCGCGTGGATGTGATGCCAGAGGTGATATCGACCGCATTGGCGGTTGAGCTGCCTCTGTTAGTGTGAGAGCCAGACACTGGCACGACTCATGACACCTACTTGGGCCAGGTGAGGAGAACAAGCCTTTGAAGCTCTGCACAGCGCTGCCGAACCACGATCCCCAGTTCCTCTCGACTGTATTCGTCGCGTTTGGTGCGCGTTTGACCAACTTTGACGGTCGATGCTCAGACGAGTCGTTGTCAGAGACTGCAGAGAAGGGGCGTTTGACCGACAGGCCGTTCATTGGGGACGAGTGGACAAGCTCACTCGCCTCCAATGCGGAATGATGTTGTCTGTGGCCTGTCGCCTAATGGTAGGATGCAGAGTTGCAGTGATGCAGGCGTGTGTTGACTGCGAGTAATGGGCAGCGACGGGACGGTCGAGAcgttggggggggggggaaggcgAGTTGAGAGCGAGACTGAGGATGGATGTGAGGGGGGGGAGGTGCGAGAAATCATGACGGACGCGTTgtggagggcggcgcgggtgggtggggtggtgggtgtcgCTGGACGGGATCAAAATGGGCCATGATGAAGGAAGGACTTGTTTTGCCACCTGCCAAGTTGATAAAGGGGGGGATTTGGCTCCGCTTGTCCTTGTCAAATGGAGCTGGCCAAAATACAATAGAGCAATAGTAATGCATTGTTTATCCCACTTGCCGGCCCAATTCCTTTACTAGGAGACCGACCAACCGACCCGTATCACTCACACACACTGTGCacccccccgcccgcccacacaTACACACAACAAccctcacctcgctcgcgcgcgcgctctccACTCGCATCATCCATCATCACAATCACCATCGCATCCCATtcaacaataacaacaacaacacccacaGCATCATCATCCCACAGTAACACAAAACATACAATACACGGATAGCCTAAAGGCTCACCTCCCATTGTTCGCCGCATATCGTCATCCATCTCCACAGGCAGCCACCGAAAACGACCAATCAACCATCAATCACAAACCGCCAACTCTTTGACCTTGATTCATTGTCACAACCTCTGTCAAAGCGACGTCTAGTGGCGGCGTATGGCCAACCTTGAACCGACGCAATCGTCGGCAGATGTCCTCGCTGATCAAGTCGAGCCCGGTCCCTCAACAGACCCGGCTGTAGACGCAGCTCCCGACCCGTCGTCGCAATCACAGCAGGAAGCCGACACTGCTGCTAGCACCGACGATggtggcgctgacgccatGGACGTTCAATCCGACATCAATGACGAGTCAAACGACGAGATGTTGCTCTCGGATGCAGAACAGAACATTGGAAAACGCGTCAAGGtgcggccgaggccagcTCCACGACCGGCGTGATGCTGACAGGAGCAGGTGTACGAGCTTCGAGATCAGGCGTGGTTTGATCGGGGAACTGGACACTGCAAAGGCGTCTATGATGACCAGAATGACGTTGCTCTGTTGATCGTGGAGGCGGAGGATGCTCTGGACGAGGGTCGACCGGCAGACGACCCCGAAGGCCCTGGGGGCTTCTTGAAGGACGAGCTGCTACTGAACGCTCAAGTCTCGAAGGACGATGTGTACACTCGGCAACAAGGTAACTTGCAACGCTATGCGGGAGGATTAATCTGACGCGAACAGAAACGCTTATCGTCTGGACCGATCAAGCTACTCAGCAAGACATTGCCCTCTCGTTCCAAGACCCCGAGGGCTGTGAAGACATCTGGCAGTTTCTGATGGAAGTGCAGAAGCACCTGAACAACCAGCTAGGTAGGCTTGGTGTGGGACCGTTCGGACATGCGCTGACGAGCATCTGCAGCGTCTTCATCGTCTCCATTGGCGGCTTcccccctcctcggcggccctGGGCTCGGTACTCCCTCTCGAGACCAATGGCAGGCTCCATCACTAGCCAACATCAAGTTTGTGTCTTGTGCCTGTGGCGTAGTCCATGATACTAACCCGAGTGCAGAGAGCACGAAATGTGGCTTCGGATGCAGGCCAAGTCTGCCGCAGGTCGCGAGCGTGCAGTCGAGCACATCATTGGCGAGGTTAGTTCCTGCCCACCCCATCGGGTCAATTGATTAACTCTGCTCTCAGGACTACATCAAGCAACTAATTGGAGTGTTGAGTCAAGCCGAGGATCTGGAGAGCATCAACGATCTACACGCCCTGTGCTCGCTGATGCAGACGATCTGTGGGTTTAAACTTGGGCCATTTGCGCTGACATTTGCAGTGATGTTCAACGACAATGGAATCTTTGAGTACATTCTGCAAGATGACATTTTCATGGGCGTCTTGGGAATGTTGGAGTGTACGTGCCCCGACTTGTCAAAACGCTGACGAGTAGATGACCCAGAGTTCCCAACTCTGAAGGCTTCGTATCGAGCATTCTTCCGACAATACTCCAAGTTCCGGCAGGTTGTCGAGATCAAGGATGAGGCGATTAGGAACAAGATCCACCAAACATCGCGTCTCCTTTATCTCAAGGACGTCGTCCTGGCCCGCATGTTAGATGACCCGACGTTTGGTATCCTCAACAGCTTTGTCTTCTTCAATCAGGTGGACATTACGACGTACATCCAGGCggacgaggtgctcctcCACGACCTGTTTGTGGAGTTTCGACGGGAGCAAGAGGATGCAGATCGCGACCCCAAGAAGAGGGACCTCGTCATGTTCCTCCATCAACTGATGGTCATGGGCAAGGGCGTGCAGGTACCAAATCGTCTGGCGCTGTACAGGACTCTTCTCGACCGCGGCCTGTTGTTTGCGTGCGAATGGGCCTtccgccagcgcgaggccaCCATCCTCCACGCCGGAGCGGAGATCCTGACTCTCTGCGTCGAACATGACGTCAACGCTGTGCGCCTTCACGTTTTGCGTGAGGAAGAGTTGACCCGGCGAACCCTTGTGATGGAGATTATTGGCCTACTCCAGAGTACCCATGACCAGGGCCTCGTCCAGCAAACGGTGGAGACATTGAGGACTTTGTTGGAGCCAGGACCGGACAATGAGGTGAGCCTGTGCGAGTGGCTGTTGGCGGCGAGAGAAGCTAACGGGGCGATAGCAAACCTTTGGACGCGCCAAAGAGTTGTCCGTGGTCGACACGTTTACACAATACTTTTATGACCAGTGTGCCACTCAATTATTGGCACCACTGAGTGACCTACCTGATCTGAAAGACCAAAAAGGtgcggtgtggtgtggcCAGGTTGACGCTGACGTCCCCCAGGTCCTCCAGTGTTGAGCAGTGAACGTTCATCTTTGCTGAACACGCTGATCGACCTGTTGTCGTACTGCATTGGCATTCACGCCCACCGCGCGCAGTTCTATATCCTGTCAAACCCCCTGGCCCAGAAAGTCTGCCACCTCATCTATGCCAGGGAGAAGACTTTGAGGCATTGTATGTGGAAGATGCCGCAAGGTCAACTACTGACCGCTAGGCTCGCTCCGGTTCATCAAGGCCTGCTTGAAGACAAACAACCACTTTATCCACCGCAACTttgccaagctcggcgtcaccAAGGCTATCCTAGACTTGGTCGAGCGTGAAACCGACAGAGATACCATGCTGAGCTCGGCTTGTCTCGACACcctcgagctcatccgcAAGGCGAGTTGGAAATCGGAGCGCGGCTTGGATTGCGGCTGACTGTGTGACACAGGAGAACATGAAGCCGATCATTGTTGACATGTTTGACAAGCACGAGGACATTATGACGAGGCTGGGAGATCGTCCCTACGTCCGCGGCTACGTCGTGGGCCTTCGTGTTCGCTGGGAACAGTACAAGGAGCCGCCCCCTgctccgccaccaccagtTGCCGAGTCGAGCAAGATCCGATCATCAGCAGACGACCAGGACGGGTGGTTCAACCAATCCGAAGATGAGACCGAGGGTGAAACAGAGGCGGCTGTCGCCGGTGCTCATGTGCCTCTGAAACGCAAGCGGGGACTGCAAGCAGGAAACGCCGGAAAACGGCAGTCACCGGCCAAGACGACCGCCAGTCCAGCCTTGGGCCTCGACTATGACGACGCGtccgacagcgacggctcGACAGGAGGAGAGTCGCCAAAAGTGCGGCCAGTTACTCTGACTTTTGGGGACCTGGCCGACACGCAACATCAACTATCCGACGATCTCTCGGATGTTGCCCTGAAGATTCGCGCAAAGCGAATgcgggaagaggaggaggaggaagctgGTGGGCTGGCAGATCTCGTTGGTGGAGGCAAGGGCTCTTCTGTCAAGAAGGAGCCAGCAAAAGAAGGGGGGGAAGGGGCCTCTCGCGCGTCAGTGGCCAGCGGTAGTGGGCCGGTGGCCGCAGAtggcaaggagaagaagattCGTCTGAGCCTGGGAGGGCTAGGCAAGAAGTTGAGTGGGGGCAAGGCGTAGTTGCCGTCATGTACTAGTAGTGTCATTTGACGTAGCGAAAGTGTTAGAAGTTGTGTGTGGGGCGGGTGCAATGGCTTGGGTCATGGTTGTGGTCGCGAAGCACCAAGGGCACCGCACTTTGAACCGCAGAGGCGttcgcgcagcgccgcgaggacCAAGGATCAGTGTCTTGTCGCCAACAGGACCCCATGTTGCGCATGCGGCGCAAGCGACGTCCCGCCGCGACGGAGCGAGATCGGCGTGTGTGAAGCATGCACTTTATGCTTCGAGCAGAAGATGCTGCGAGTAGGGTTGAGACCAATGTATGCACGGCATGGCAGCTAGTGATGACGACAGGTCGAGTGCCAAGGCAAGATTACGCGGTACGCAGAGCATGGCGCAACGAACTTCTGAACAACGGCTCAGGGTGCTCAGCTTGTGATCGTGAAAGTCGGTGTTAAGAGCGGGATTATACGGAAATTCTAATTTCCAGCTATCGTGGCAGTGATGAACGGAACCAAAATTAGGAGGATTGGCGCCTGGTCTTGGGCGCATGGCAAAGGGGCTGGTGCTGGGGGCGCAGGCTGGCTGCCtggtgttgctgctgctgctggctgggtgctcgccgcctggctgcctgctcgctcgctgctcgctggccTCTCTGCCCACACTGCCCACTGCACACTACCACACTTGCACATCGAGTTGAATCTTTCTCTTCAACCGCCAAGCCAAAAGACCATTCGTGCGTACCCGACATCCACACTCGTATACAGAGCACCAGCTGACCATCTCTACAGACCATGGGTGTACGTatcgagcagcgccgccgacgacggagCGACCGAGAGAGAGAGAATTTTGGACGCTGACCACAGGTTTAGCGTGTCATTCGCAACCAGAGGAAGTCGGGTGGTATCTTCAAggcccacacccaccacaacaaGAACCCTGCTCGCCACAGGAACCTCGACTTTGCTGAGAAGAACGGCTACGTTCGTGGTGTTGTCCGCGAGATCATCCACGACGCCGGCCGGTGAGTTTCGAGATTTGGGTTGGgctgggttgggttgggttggaGCGGCATGGATCGACAACGGAACGAGGGCAGCaagcgacagcagcgacagcgggGCGACGGGCATTGTTGGGATGGGCAGCTACACCGAGCTGTCGTCGAGAGCGCCCACAGACACGGCCAAATCACATGTCGCATCAACCCCGACCAGTCGTGTTGGGGTCAAATGCGGTTCGCAATGGcccgctgtcgccgacgcccacgGCCCTCGAATGTCTCTGTCTctgtcgacacgctcgcctATCGCCCAGCTTCTGTCGAAACAGCCCCGCAGATGCCCGCACCAGTCACAGTGTCGTGTGCCGGCCCAACCCCAACCTCCACCCCTCTGACCATCCACATGCTAACCCATCCTTTAGTGGTgctcccctcgccaccgtcgtctTCCGCGACCCCTACCGCTACAAGCTCCGCAAGGAGACCTTCATCGCTGCTGAGGGCCTCTCGACCGGCTCGTTCATCTACGCcggcaagaaggccaacCTCTCCATCGGCAACATCCTCCCCGTTGGCCAGTGCCCCGAGGGTACCATCATCTTCAACGTTGAGGAGAAGATTGGTGACCGCGGAGCCCTTGCCCGTACCTCGGGCAACTACGCCACCATCATCGGCCACTCGGACGACGGCAAGACCCGTGTCCGTCTCCCCTCGGGTGCCAAGAAGACcatctcgtcgcgcgcccgTGCCTCGATcggtgtcgccgccggtggtggccgtgtcGACAAGCCCTTCCTCAAGGCCGGTCGCAAGTaccacgcccagcgcgccaagcgcaaCTCGTGGCCTCGTACTCGTGGTGTTGCCATGAACCCCGTCGACCACCCCCACGGTGGTGGTAACCACCAGGTGAGTATTTTGCTTCCGTCTAAAATTCGGTTGTGGCGTGTGGCACTTGGCCTTGTGGCACTTGCCTCCACCCAACCGTCCTTCACCCTTCCTCTCCTTCATCCATCATCACTCTTCATCACAAGCAATGAATGTATACTGACACAATCGAAGCACATTGGAAAAGCGGTAAATCGACTGCGCAAAGCGCTGCGTGCTGTGCTCTTTGCTAACGTTCCCAGGGTACAGTTCCGCGTGACGCGAGCTCCGGTGCTAAGATCGGTCTCAttgccgcccgccgcacTGGTCGTATCCGCGGCACTGCGGTCATCAAGGACGCCTAAGGGCTGGCGTGCTTTGTATGCAGATTTCGTATTCCGTAGCATTGGAGGGATGCTACCATTCGCGGGAGCAACGGCTACGGCGTGCGGGTTGAGTCTGTGACTGGGGGGGTAAAGTGCTGAAAGCTGAAAATTAGATTTGATTCCGAGTTTAATTGCGTACCCCGCTTAAACGGCAGTCTGGCCAG
Encoded here:
- the RpL8 gene encoding 60S ribosomal protein L8, whose product is MGRVIRNQRKSGGIFKAHTHHNKNPARHRNLDFAEKNGYVRGVVREIIHDAGRGAPLATVVFRDPYRYKLRKETFIAAEGLSTGSFIYAGKKANLSIGNILPVGQCPEGTIIFNVEEKIGDRGALARTSGNYATIIGHSDDGKTRVRLPSGAKKTISSRARASIGVAAGGGRVDKPFLKAGRKYHAQRAKRNSWPRTRGVAMNPVDHPHGGGNHQHIGKAGTVPRDASSGAKIGLIAARRTGRIRGTAVIKDA
- the SPBC216.01c gene encoding putative protein, encoding MANLEPTQSSADVLADQVEPGPSTDPAVDAAPDPSSQSQQEADTAASTDDGGADAMDVQSDINDESNDEMLLSDAEQNIGKRVKVYELRDQAWFDRGTGHCKGVYDDQNDVALLIVEAEDALDEGRPADDPEGPGGFLKDELLLNAQVSKDDVYTRQQETLIVWTDQATQQDIALSFQDPEGCEDIWQFLMEVQKHLNNQLASSSSPLAASPLLGGPGLGTPSRDQWQAPSLANIKEHEMWLRMQAKSAAGRERAVEHIIGEDYIKQLIGVLSQAEDLESINDLHALCSLMQTILMFNDNGIFEYILQDDIFMGVLGMLEYDPEFPTLKASYRAFFRQYSKFRQVVEIKDEAIRNKIHQTSRLLYLKDVVLARMLDDPTFGILNSFVFFNQVDITTYIQADEVLLHDLFVEFRREQEDADRDPKKRDLVMFLHQLMVMGKGVQVPNRLALYRTLLDRGLLFACEWAFRQREATILHAGAEILTLCVEHDVNAVRLHVLREEELTRRTLVMEIIGLLQSTHDQGLVQQTVETLRTLLEPGPDNEQTFGRAKELSVVDTFTQYFYDQCATQLLAPLSDLPDLKDQKGPPVLSSERSSLLNTLIDLLSYCIGIHAHRAQFYILSNPLAQKVCHLIYAREKTLRHCSLRFIKACLKTNNHFIHRNFAKLGVTKAILDLENMKPIIVDMFDKHEDIMTRLGDRPYVRGYVVGLRVRWEQYKEPPPAPPPPVAESSKIRSSADDQDGWFNQSEDETEGETEAAVAGAHVPLKRKRGLQAGNAGKRQSPAKTTASPALGLDYDDASDSDGSTGGESPKVRPVTLTFGDLADTQHQLSDDLSDVALKIRAKRMREEEEEEAGGLADLVGGGKGSSVKKEPAKEGGEGASRASVASGSGPVAADGKEKKIRLSLGGLGKKLSGGKA
- the ulp-1 gene encoding Sentrin-specific protease, with the protein product MNGLSVKRPFSAVSDNDSSEHRPSKLVKRAPNATNTVERNWGSWFGSAVQSFKGLFSSPGPTQPPMRSISPLASHPRGALGWIHSGGHQVFEVPDDGEDSGTEALAIRQKRDRGTLEARQHLNDHAARHTGIHHNPGQIHPNLEQPLFSSKYSPNFLPPSEHVNVRSSSTNSSSSAAGPSSGPSTPPRASTRPDVAYKKPSRSYSWKRQDDGSASPTTHEAYTRGPKQLSRPSKSSANLRTGRNDSGQEKMLQRHYVEAVNAGDHGTAMSLARVREAYEQDRSKERRDAARPFAARVGLSPDLRKEGDLSLSLHNLKLDVDKRRLLDDKLQGPREPRAVPKPIRNKRRPVPTSLDVQKTHVYDRLRREDQEAERQVKERLQPRIPDDVTPQQAAIIRDRFSDRSFAATLGSAELSSSSLQRLKPDVWLNDEVINFYVELINTRAKDDGRPLHCLNTFFYEKLSVAGYAGAKLARWTKRMKLDIFALDKLLIPINHGNSHWVCAVINFKQRRIEYYDSLADSGRRYEVFKTLRGYLQSEHQEKKGSSFDLRKWEDQFDPDTPKQNNYTDCGVFACQTLESTARGRDLVKQKFEFDGDNMAFFRRLMVVEIASGALGARPWGT